Below is a window of Neodiprion virginianus isolate iyNeoVirg1 chromosome 4, iyNeoVirg1.1, whole genome shotgun sequence DNA.
CGTTGATAAAAATCGGATTCGTAGGTTTTCGCAAAAAGCACGAGTCTGACATTTGAAAAGTCGACTTTTTGACTGTTCGGTATTTTCACAATTCAATATTCGCCTTTCGTAATCTCGCTCGttctcataaaaaaaaaaaaaattcgggacaaatttatttatacatttttgcgagctcgttttaaatttttctacaagacAATTTTACGCATTTATGGTCTCTCTACGTTTCTAACTGTCGTTCGAAATTTGACTTTGAGGATTTCATCTCGTCGACTTTTTGGACCTTCGCATTTTTGTACCCCATCCCGAGCGCCTCTTATCGTCCAAATACCAACCTGACTCGGTATAATCGCCGCCAAAGAGCCGTAAACCATTCTCCACATTTTGGCAACTTTTAATCCAACCGTCAACGTTGGGTTCAGAAAGTAGCTTTTCCTGGGAAATTAAGCCGAGTCTGGAAATCCCGCGGGTCGATCATTCCGGCATTCACTTTTCTGGTctcagcagctgcttttcgGAAGCGGGTGATCATCCGAAGCTTCGAAAGCGGGCACGCGATGCGGGAGCTTATCGCATTGTTGACGATGGTAATCCGTGGAATTGTGTTGCGAAAAAAGGCCCGAGAGCTTATACCCTTTGGCGCGTGTGTGCGAGCAGAGGGCGATGATCGTGCCCCTCCTCTCTATCAATCGCTATAGAAAAGGCGATCGGCCGCGTTTCCGAATTTACGGATCGATTTTCGAGGGGGAGAAGGGAAACAGATCCGAGAGTATATATGGCGACGTATTTTCTGAGGTAACCGCCAGTCGGCTTTGTAACCTTTCGACGACACAATGAGCCCGATTTACAGTTCAATACCGCTACTGCTCTTCGGCTGCTCACTTCTGTTCGCCATTTCATCCGCAGCGACACGTCCGGCTCCTGATTTCACGCGCCGTGGATTCGATCGCAATAAGGTATTACCACCAGCGTATATACTAGTAGAAATTACAATTACGTACGGAAAAAAGATGCGCTCTTTAAATGTTATAATCGGGGCGGGGTTGacatttcgaatttcgaatgttccgaaagcgcctaattccggATTTTTTTTACGGTGAAACTTAAAGTACAGAAATCAGaatttgacgaaacatcaaagtttcgaatcgGCCGAAACTCACCGCTCAAAGTTACAAAAGCGCGAAAATTAGAGAATTTAAAGATCCGAAACATTGAGATTCCGAATGAttcaagattttcatttctgtgaatttttggcttggtgaaatttgaccactttgatttttctttgttttgaattttcggtaTCTTTACGTTCAtaatcctggtcattctgattttcgacATGTACTCGTTGAGTAAATTACGCTGTGCGAGTACAAttcaattttcggaatttcgccCTACcgaaactttacttttccAGATTTTTCTCGATCGACACTTTACTTTTCGTAACTTTGCTCcgtcgtaacttgaattttcagaatcttgcatttcggaactctGACCAGTCGGTTTTCCGACCCttcgaaactttgtcgttttataaaagtttcatttctttacaCCTCAAGTTTCGCCAGAAAATAGTTCTGAATTAGGCGcaatcgaaatttattaaattcgaaacttcaacCCTGCCCCGGTGAATCCTATGTAATTCGTTTCCTTGTCACGTTCAATCAACGAAAGCGTAATTGATGCATCGGCCTTATTTCGAGTGAAACAGCTGGCTGCGTTGTTCCTCGAGTTTTCTTCCAAATTCCTTCGTTTTCACGCGCGAAAGTTATTAACGATTTTCACGCCTGTCTGCGGCGGCCTATGCAATGCCGCTGTTACGTTACATACCGTTCATAGACGCGAAATTTTCCCTCCAAATTCCGCCTGCCTCGGATGCTGTAACAGTTCGCCTCGAGAGCTTCGCGGTTTGGTGCTTTATCACTCCGCGAAGACACGTCTTGACGGGGGTAGCAGGGCGACATTGCATTCCCAAGTCAATGAGGCTGCTCTCGCGATATACGTGTAAGCATGATCGTACATCACGTGCTGCTCACCGAGCGTCGCGTTGCAGCGaagaaaacgaataaaaaaatataaaaataaaaaatacgagcGAAAACCTGAAACCGAAACACGAAAACGAGATAgggaatttctttttttttttttctctctctctctattacCGCGTTTAAGTTTCAGGAAACGATCATCTACCCGCAAAACTATGCCAGGTCAGAAAGTGGCCGTAacgaaatggaaaataatCGACTGGATAACTTCGACGAGGATCGTCTGCAAGAGCTGGGggaatatttcgaaaatgatGGCGGAACGCGAGAAGATTCAGGCCCGGTTTATCCGGTTTTAGAAAAACGTCCGGCAGCGAGCGGGAAATACAACTACTACAGGTGCTACTTCAACCCGGTCACGTGTTACCGGAAGTAGCGCGCATTAATCACGCGACATATTTTCCCATAAATATACCGATCACGTACTTTATAAAATGCACCGCATGAAAGACAgcagagaaaataaaacaaattgatACAATATCGTTGGTTTACGTTATTCAagatacatatgtatgtggGTGAACACATATTCAACCCCGATTAATGCGACGAagttcgcaaaaaaaaaaaaaaaaaaaaattcgggagAGGATTCCGTTCTGTGTTACCAAAGTTACGCATCCAAGTTATTTTCTTCTACATTCAAAGGATCGCTTGATATCGACTGATTTCAACCGCTTCGGATGCGGGCGATATCAATTCCTTATTTGGGTTAACATCAGCAGTTAGCTGCGATCAATCGATACGATTGCAAGAGTGGATAACGTTAGACTGGCCCTGAGCCAACCATCGAACGTCTCGTTCTCACATCGCAGGTTCCAAGTTCATACGGGAACCAAAAGAATGATATCCAATTCGAATTCGAATCATAATTAACGATTTCAGAGCCCTCGGATACCGtgttacatgaaaatatgacgatttttttaattttgaaccACTACAACGGATTCACCATCGCGAATTTCGGACAATTGATCTTGGGTTCGTTATCGGTGATCCGAAAAACTTCCGCCTACCAATTACTACCAtaatcggaatatttttagatttttttcaaccttgtTGAATCGCCATTGCGGATTTCGCAATCtgactttagattcgtgattagCAACCCAAAAAACCTCAcgataccaattttcattcaaatccattcatcgtcgtttttgtttgattttttgtgatttagttagtgaaataattgaaaaagtccCGAACcgatcaaagtaaaaatcCAATCGGTTCTAAGTTTGCGAAAGCCGCGTCAATTGAGACCAAAATCGTTGAAACCCGTCGACTCGTTCTCGGGATATCGTCTCGAACTCAGCTTTTCATTTTCCGCTTGATTACAATAACTTTCTTTTTCCCCCAGAGAACAGAGAAacgaaaagttaaaaattgcAACAAATTCGGCTAATGCGGCTCCGCAGGAGTCGCGGGACTTCGTTACAGGCGCAGTTGAGCCGAGTGTGTGTCTCCAACGGCAACAGGTGGATAATCTCATAAAGTCGGCCAGCTATTCGCGGGGTTATATCtgtatatacctacctatacgtatacaggGTGGGAGGATGATTATGTGTACCGACCGTGAGCGAAACGAGGGTATATAATGTGGGACGAACGTACCCGCCACGATAAATAACCCAGAGTTTGTTTTGTGCCTGCTGTTTCTCTTCTAAATTTCCTTTCCACgcttatttctttctctctttcctcccttccttccttccacACACTTTATCATTTCTCCAGAGACTTGTCGTACGTTAAAAGTTTGATGAGAATTTTACGTTGGTAACAATCTACGGGATTTTTGCGGGTAGCaaaagcgaacaaaaaaagaaaccgctGACATTTTTACTCGCGTTACAGGTTCGTCacaagttaattaattaccgATGCTCGTATAACttgtgattgaatttttgCTTCACCGCATGCGCTTGCACGTATTTTCTTGTACTGTACTCTATTCTTACAAAGtacgaaatattattacaGGCCTGAACGTAGGTGTATGATATTTGCTAACGTAATTGGCGCAGCCCCATTCCGCGCCTCTTCACCCTCAGAAATAACAACCGTTGGTCCCAAGTTATTCAGCGACGCCGGTTTACAATTAGCCTGTGCAATAACGCGCAACGGACTCTCTGTCCCATTGTTCCCcccttgaaaataattattcaacgttCGCCgcaattttcagaaaaactcGACGCGTTTATACGTCGGTAGACCTGTGTAGGCTTCGCCCGCATATATTTTCGTGCTCTGTTGTACGGGTTAGCtgtttttcttattgttattcTTGTTATACTCGGTCGAGGAAATCCTCCTCGAGTCCTTATCGTGTcgataaattaaaatctaGAATGTACCCAACTTTTTATCGGAATAAAACCGCATTTAAATCGCAGctcgatttattattaatcttAGACAATAATATCAGAAGTGatgattgtttaaaattttcgaggTACAAGAATACGTAGGAGCTGAAtgggaaaagagaaaattattattgctcGTTTTTGCGTAACGAAAAAAGCTTTTGATAaacatgaaattgaataaaaaattcacacataCAAGATCCTAATTCctaataatgaatattactcATTTCGCACGCTATTCAAATATAgtatttaataattatcagGGTGTATAATGAAAAACGTTCGTGTCGACGATGTGTATACAAACGATTGTGGTACAGGTCAATTAACAATTATAGATAATACAAACTGCTTGTTAATTatacaagagaaaaaaaggtcGGTGTTCTTTTTCATGCCACGATATTATATTACGTGAGCGTTTATACGTAATGCAAAATGGTATAatcctcgttttttttcacgctTCACATATGCGTCGCGATAAATAACGGAATTTGTATACTGTATGCAATAGATAATATACACGTAATAAAGTTATAATGATACCCTACGTCAGTCTCGATAACACAGTTTCGGGTTCACGGATAGGTACGTCATGGGATTCAATATTGTGCGCTTGAAACTATATAAAGGTTGCGTAGAAACAGCATTAATGGTAGTCGATCAATCTAATCAACAATATAACAAGATTCTGAGAAAAAGATACTTCAGATTGGTACGTACATGTAATTGAAATCAGCGATTACACATCAATTCTATGAAACGAAAGTACGGATTAGAGAccggacaatttttttttttttttaatggtacacagttttcaaatttcatccaaGTCGGTGAGAATTACTCGAATCGTTATGCAGCGTCAGTTGCAGCAGGATTGCACCTAGTAATTGGAGATTcttggattttttcaatttacttttactgtttttttgttttttttttctggttttctttgatttttcgcTTCATAACTCGATATAGTTAGTAGAGGAAGTGATACAGAGTggataatttattgttgcatGCTCGCGTTCGTCCGTCTTCATCACTTTCTCTTGAAACATGTCACAGCGTTGAAGTAACACCGCCAATAGACCCGACCCTTCGCCTGTCCACGACGCTGGAGATCCATCTGCAACTCGGttacagaaaaacaaacgcCGTTTATTGATTGCGGAAAATTTTGCGAACACGTTAGGATAATGAGAAATCGAGATGTCGACGCTGACACGCGTACAGGGGAAAAAAGTACCTCTTCGACAAAATGAGGGAGTTGCGCAGTTTTTTGTTAAGGCGACTGCAGAAATGCTCTGATTTGTGattgtgattgaaaaatttacgaaacgATTCAtccggaatttcgatgtttcagatttaaaaaatttctcattttcgcacttttggaactttgacttgtcgcAGATATGccctttcggaattttgtcTTATCAAAAATTTGGGCCTCGAATTTCGGACAATGCTAAACTCtaatgtttcgtcaaagtttgatttctctagtcaagtttcgccaccaaaaaattcgtaatCTTTCTAATTCGAAAGTTTCAACCCCGCCTCTTCGTAGGAATAAATCTGGATAATTTCTATTGCAACCGAGGGTTGGCAGAAAAGCTTGCGTAAGCAAGGCGGCGTACAACTGGCCGCGAGTCCGAGAGCTTTCGAATCATGTTCCGGCGATGGATAGAAACAATCCGCATTGCAGGTACGCACATTTGCCGCGACGTAAGACGCCTGTTGTTGATTTGCGCGTGATCCGATACACCGGGAGAGAAAATAACATCGCAACTGTATCGATTGGAAATACCTGTCAGAGACAGACGAACACGGTTCCGCTAATTACAATACGAGAGGGCATTTCTCCTTAGCCGTGACGATGACGTCACGCCGGCTGTCAGTACCAGaccgaatttttctacacCCAAATACGCTTGTAATACACTCGAAAAATCTAGCCGACCGACGATAGTCGCGTTAACGAGGCGGGAAGTTTAGCGTTAAAGTCTATCGCGATGTACGTTAATTCGATTTAAACAGAGGATATTAgaattcggtgaaaatttatacccaCCGTCTGTTCGTCCGCCGATACTGCAGGGACGATCTGCGAGCTAACCAGCTGCTGCTGGGGCGCCGATCTCGAGATCGATCTGCCGCTCGATCCTCCCGAGCCTTGCTCCTCCACCGCCTTCTGCAGCGCGACCATCAACCTGTCCAGCAGCAAAGCCGCCCTCTTCGGCACGACCACCTGCAACGAGACGAGAcgtcgataatttttacacCGCCCTTTCACTCGAGGTGTCCAAAGGAATCACGAACGAGAAGCTTTTCGAACCTCCGAAAGGACccaagaattttttcgacaAGAGAATCGATCCGCGATCGGAAATGAGAATTGAAAAGGGCTGTTGATgccattttttatattttatttcttttaaaatattgttcacGCTTCCGACAAAATTCGCCTTGGCATCACGGATAAAGAAAGATATCGTCGATCTTACATTTCTTATGGTGAACGTATACAGGCGGTACTTTTTTGGAGTTGATTGTACAACAATTGCCGCTAGATTTACAAATCCGATAACAAACGAGTTGCAAAATCATTAGTAAGATATAACCGGAATTCATGCACATTTGACTCGAAAAAAGTGCGGTCCGTACGTTCACCACAACAGATGTAAAATCTACGCTGCGTTTTTTTCCGTGCAAATCGCACGCGTGCTTTTTGAAGAGAGTTTTTTGAGGGAAAGTAAAAATGACACTTACGGCCTTTTTCAACTCTAATTTAGAATCGTTTCGTTGTTGTTGGAACGGTGTCTGATGTTCCAGCTTTTAGACTCGCTGATTGAGCAGCTTAAACTTCGTTTAATGAAATCAAACCTACGTCGCGATTACACGGATATAAATTCTTCGTAATACACCTAGTTTGCGGAGGTGCAGGAATTATTCGGAGGGGTGTAAAACAAGCTACTTTAACAAGTAGCCTGCACGCGCCGCCGTAAATCAGAAACTTAGGTTTGCTGTAATGTACAATAAATTTGCACCAAGCTTCTCCTCTGCAACTTCTGCCCGTAAGTCGACGGACGTAATTAATTCAGCAAATTATAAGAAAACTCGCTCGCGCCCACGGATTTATAATACGATGATTAAAACAGGAATCGAACCGAGCGATATTCTTCTGGGTGAAAATATAGGAACTTTGAGGGGAAAACGATCACTTTTATTTAGTTCTTTTCGTTTCATCATTTAACCTTCTCTAGTCGGTCGGGGACAGTAAGTGGATTCGATGAACTCGAGATCTTCAAGTTACGCAGTCTGTGATCCTCGCGTATGTCAAGCGGGAATCTCTGCAGTTGcctcgaaattattttttgtggGTAAATTGGAGAAGTTGAATGAATCACTTAAATCTGGGACGAGTGGATCTGATTTGCGGCGTATAAAGCAAGCTCTCCGAGTATAGGTACATGATCGTCGGATTTACCGAAATTGAATTTACCCAATTCGTTCCTCGCCGATGAGGTGGGAGGGGGTTAAGAGGAAGGGGGGTGTCACGAGTCGAACGACGATAGCAAAATAGATGTATACCTATTtgggagaaaaaagagagaggggaGAGAAAATTGGCGGAaccgtcaaatttttattacgtaCTTGAGAATCTCGCGGTATAGATATAATTgctaatatatttatttgtaaagGGCCCCGTAGAATCCTTATGGAAAATGGCTCCCCGTCAAATTGGCTGGATTTTCATTATGTTATACTACACATCCTCACGATCAAAAATTCTCACGGACACAAGTCCGGGAAATCAGTCATTTCCGAGATACAGGCTTCCAAAGAAAGGTGTCCAGATTTTTTGATATCCGTGGACGTCGTGATTTTCACGAACTTGAAATCAAACAGATCAGTCAAAAAACTTCACGGTTGATTATCACGGATAGGCAGAATGCTGCGATTGATTCCATCGACGCATCGATTCCATCCGTGAACTCGCCGGTTTACCGGAAGGAGCTGCAACGTCGGATTTCGCATGAAGAACGAGACCCTCCGACTCTTTCGATAATCGACTTTTCCTGTTTTTCACGCCTGTGCGAAGTCTCTCCGAATAGGCTGTGCAGTTTTCGAGTGatatatttgatttcaagtccccCTTGAAGCTTTGTAATCCGTAAAAAGCTCGTAATTCATAGATATGAAAAAATCCACGCACCCTGGTCCGGAGGCCGCATCTTGGAAACTAGTGATTTTTCTTACTTGCGTCGACGAGAACGTTTGATCGGTAGGATATGTGCCGTAATTAATATACTAAAAATGCAGCCAACTCGACCGGGAGCCAATTTCCATAAAGATTCTGCGGGGTTCTTTGAAGgaaaacacaatttttaaCGACTCGCGAAGCTCCGCGGGATAAGGCTCCTTTCTTCGCTTAAGAATAATTACAGCGATAACTTTCGGGGTCTTTAATAGCTCGGTGAATGAGAGAAAGagcgaagaaacgaaaaagacGACCGCTATGTTTGTGCAAGAAAACGAAATGGCCGACCAGTTTTGCGTTTAATTCGGTGAACCGGCGGAACTGTTCGGGTTACCGAGGAGAGCTTTGATGAAAAGAATGTTAAATAATCAGTTTGCTCAGCATATCGTTCCCAGTTATAACAAACCCAGGCGCCATCTGCAGCGCTCGGTggatgatgagaaaaatttaaatctcaAAAAGTTTCCCATCCCCGAGTTGCCGCCGCGACGGCTAAATTATGCATCGCTCGcaatgaatgaatttcaataattagCCCGCCTCCACAAAGCTGAGAAACTCTTTCTGACCGCCCCGAAATCCTTACCGCGAAACAAATTTCTACC
It encodes the following:
- the LOC124303439 gene encoding uncharacterized protein LOC124303439, whose translation is MGVSLIPVLLVSLAVATASGHAMAKRSAAGSGPAAFDYPDYPAAKYDEYPVVVPKRAALLLDRLMVALQKAVEEQGSGGSSGRSISRSAPQQQLVSSQIVPAVSADEQTMDLQRRGQAKGRVYWRCYFNAVTCFKRK